The following are from one region of the Stigmatella ashevillena genome:
- a CDS encoding SRPBCC family protein, with amino-acid sequence MSDKKNVVIERTYKARVEELWELWTTKEGFESWWGPQGFRVEVKALEAKLGGLLHYDMIADAPDVVEQMKKMGEPLSHETRGTFSEFKPHQRMALTHIIDFLPGVKPYDSTMVLELFPSGSTVRMVVTLTPMHDARFTEMQVEGFTSQLTKLDKRFQG; translated from the coding sequence ATGAGTGACAAGAAGAACGTGGTGATCGAGCGCACGTACAAAGCGCGGGTCGAGGAGCTGTGGGAGCTGTGGACGACGAAGGAGGGCTTCGAGTCGTGGTGGGGACCGCAAGGCTTCCGCGTGGAGGTCAAGGCCCTGGAAGCGAAGCTGGGCGGCCTCCTGCACTACGACATGATCGCCGACGCGCCCGACGTCGTGGAGCAGATGAAGAAGATGGGCGAGCCCCTCTCCCATGAAACCCGGGGCACGTTCTCCGAGTTCAAGCCCCACCAGCGGATGGCGCTGACCCACATCATCGACTTCCTGCCCGGGGTGAAGCCCTACGACAGCACGATGGTGCTGGAGCTCTTCCCCTCGGGAAGCACCGTCCGGATGGTGGTCACGCTGACGCCCATGCACGACGCTCGATTCACCGAAATGCAGGTCGAGGGCTTCACCAGCCAGCTCACCAAGCTGGACAAGCGGTTCCAGGGCTAG
- a CDS encoding ArsR/SmtB family transcription factor encodes MRLDAFQTLADPTRRRIVETLLPGERQVNDIVEQAGIHQSGVSRHLRILQESGFVSVRPDGQRRLYSLRPEPFRELEEWLAQYHALWEARLDRFGAALEQHQKKKRGHTHE; translated from the coding sequence ATGAGACTCGATGCCTTCCAGACCCTTGCGGATCCCACCCGCCGCCGGATCGTGGAGACGCTGCTGCCAGGCGAACGACAGGTGAATGACATCGTCGAGCAGGCGGGAATCCACCAATCGGGGGTTTCCCGGCACCTCCGCATCCTCCAAGAGTCCGGCTTCGTCTCGGTGCGGCCGGATGGACAGCGGCGGCTCTACTCGCTCAGACCAGAGCCGTTCCGTGAATTGGAGGAGTGGCTCGCCCAGTACCACGCGCTGTGGGAGGCGAGGCTGGACCGGTTTGGAGCGGCGCTAGAACAACACCAGAAGAAGAAGAGGGGACACACCCATGAGTGA